A stretch of Ipomoea triloba cultivar NCNSP0323 chromosome 13, ASM357664v1 DNA encodes these proteins:
- the LOC116002554 gene encoding trihelix transcription factor ASR3: MALEGLSLARTPETEAGGGRLVAAAAAVNGGDDGSKAPRLPRWTRQEILVLIQGKRVAESRVRRGRTAGMEFGSGQVEPKWASVSSYCKRHGVNRGPVQCRKRWSNLAGDFKKIKEWETQIREETESFWVMRNDLRRERKLPGFFDREVYDILDRGDSAAAAAEEVTGALALALGPSVDPDPETLFDSGRSAAADDGLFSDFEQSGQEEAGVASPRKDLPPAAEEVPIPPTAIPAPIPISEQQYEPFSQDTPAQGTSHQKQPASEPDVRSAQEGRKRKRNMTDTDADEESENLQHQLVKALERNGKLLSSQLEAQNAHLQLDREQRKDHVNSLIAVLNKLSDALGRIADKL, translated from the exons ATGGCGCTTGAGGGGTTGAGCTTGGCTCGGACGCCGGAGACGGAGGCCGGTGGGGGGCGATTGgtggccgccgccgccgccgtgaACGGCGGGGATGATGGGAGTAAAGCGCCGAGGTTGCCGAGGTGGACGAGGCAGGAGATTTTGGTGCTTATACAGGGGAAGAGAGTGGCGGAGAGTCGGGTGAGGAGGGGGAGGACGGCGGGGATGGAATTCGGGTCGGGTCAAGTGGAGCCGAAGTGGGCGTCGGTTTCGTCGTACTGTAAGAGGCACGGGGTGAACCGGGGGCCGGTTCAGTGCCGGAAACGGTGGAGCAATCTGGCCGGGGATTTTAAGAAGATTAAGGAGTGGGAGACGCAGATACGGGAGGAAACGGAGTCGTTTTGGGTCATGAGGAACGATTTGCGCCGCGAGAGGAAGCTTCCCGGCTTCTTCGACCGGGAGGTTTACGATATCCTCGACCGCGGCgactccgccgccgccgccgccgaggAGGTCACCGGAGCGTTGGCGTTGGCTTTGGGCCCGTCGGTTGACCCGGACCCGGAAACCTTGTTCGATAGCGGGAGAAGCGCCGCGGCTGATGATGGGCTGTTTTCGGATTTTGAGCAATCGGGTCAGGAGGAGGCCGGCGTTGCTAGTCCCCGGAAGGATTTGCCGCCGGCGGCGGAGGAGGTTCCGATTCCGCCCACCGCTATTCCTGCTCCAATTCCGATTTCAG AGCAACAATACGAACCCTTCTCTCAAGACACTCCTGCTCAAG GCACGAGCCATCAGAAACAACCGGCCTCGGAGCCCGATGTCAGAAGCGCTCAGGAAGGAAGGAAAAGAAAGCGCAACATGACCGATACAGATGCAGATGAAGAATCAGAGAATCTGCAGCACCAGCTCGTGAAGGCATTAGAGAGGAACGGCAAGCTACTGAGCTCCCAACTCGAAGCGCAAAATGCACATTTGCAGCTCGACAGGGAGCAGCGTAAGGATCATGTGAATAGCCTAATAGCGGTTCTTAATAAACTTTCGGATGCCTTGGGGAGGATTGCGGATAAACTGTAG
- the LOC116003072 gene encoding uncharacterized protein LOC116003072 yields MASSSSDPMDDGSFRARVHKVFGSLSSSPSPSMSPALKPLWSLTDEEVEKREWNRSKGKDDDETICSSSLDGLFKRNRRGARPKGFGDDLEDLSGDEDGNRKEDLSGDEDGESRDVREIRSSIGLDKTLDNEEEEDEYDRLAEGKGKARSCFRKDPRADQIAAQVRLKEDAAEAAKYEPNFSDTEVSGEKHESKATSDDCSKLRPILKRKGVGEGRSKKRVRFDPSFVDESEDAPERGTAFSDASSTEDTKARDSDSLFDENKPKVPDHLINPSKYTRYSLDSCGEVDDESNSVACRYVLEEVKKWKNNLQTEEPSSTLPKSVSFVPKKKTNSAIVMEDATEDASKEILNQPSFPVGIAAWEAQRGDSAPEEDDMQIDTSDDTGVCKPGRHYRSKSRVEDPVT; encoded by the exons ATGGCCTCCTCATCGTCAGATCCCATGGACGATGGCAGCTTCAGAGCGCGAGTTCACAAGGTTTTCGGCTCGCTATCGTCGTCGCCGTCGCCGTCAATGTCGCCGGCGTTGAAACCGCTGTGGTCGCTCACTGACGAAGAGGTTGAGAAGCGAGAGTGGAACCGAAGCAAAGGCAAAGACGACGACGAGACCATCTGTTCCTCGTCGTTGGATGGGCTGTTCAAACGAAATCGCCGCGGCGCTCGTCCAAAAGGTTTCGGCGATGACCTCGAAGATCTCAGTGGCGATGAAGACGGTAACAGGAAAGAAGATCTCAGTGGTGACGAAGACGGTGAGAGTAGGGATGTTCGGGAAATCAGATCCTCCATTGGTTTGGACAAAACGCTTGATAATGAG gaagaagaagatgaatatGACAGGTTGGCTGAGGGGAAGGGGAAGGCCAGGAGCTGCTTCCGTAAAGATCCTCGTGCAGATCAAATTGCTGCACAAGTTAGGCTGAAGGAAGATGCTGCAGAGGCGGCAAAATATGAACCCAATTTTTCTGACACTGAGGTGAGTGGTGAGAAACACGAGAGTAAAGCAACATCTGATGATTGTTCTAAGTTGAGACCAATTTTGAAAAGGAAAGGTGTTGGCGAGGGGAGGTCCAAAAAGCGCGTTAGATTTGATCCTAGTTTTGTGGATGAATCTGAAGATGCTCCAGAAAGAGGCACTGCATTTTCTGATGCTTCTTCAACCGAGGACACCAAGGCACGAGATAGTGACTCCTTGTTTGATGAAAACAAACCTAAAGTTCCTGATCATCTTATCAATCCTTCAAAATACACCCGCTACAGTTTAGATTCATGTGGGGAGGTTGATGATGAGTCCAATAGTGTAGCGTGTAGGTATGTACTTGAGGAGGTGAAAAAGTGGAAGAATAATCTGCAGACTGAGGAACCATCTAGTACCCTTCCTAAATCTGTAAGTTTTGTCCCTAAGAAGAAGACTAACAGTGCCATAGTAATGGAGGATGCCACCGAAGATGCTTCTAAAGAAATCCTGAATCAACCGAGCTTTCCAGTAGGCATTGCTGCTTGGGAGGCACAGAGAGGTGACAGTGCACCAGAAGAAGATGATATGCAAATCGATACATCCGACGATACTGGTGTTTGTAAACCAGGTCGCCACTACCGAAGCAAGTCAAGGGTGGAAGATCCTGTTACTTGA